A genomic segment from Glycine soja cultivar W05 chromosome 18, ASM419377v2, whole genome shotgun sequence encodes:
- the LOC114394878 gene encoding protein trichome birefringence-like 3 — MIPSGIMKHPRGKLPLPIIVITTCVLAFVAILYVERLSFLSSKSIFKFKPCPRKTTKPKTSDKKTDEEVVVVNASSWIDDRFDFDPEECNVANGKWVFNHSIKPLYSDISCPYIDRQFSCVKNGRNDSDYRHWEWQPEDCTLPRFNPELALRKLQGKRVLFVGDSLQRNQWESFVCLVEWVIPHKHKSMQLGRVHSVFTAKAYNATIEFYWAPYLVESNSDIDIIDIKKRIIKVDAIAERAKNWTGVDILVFNTYVWWMSGVRIKTIWGSFANGQEGYEEFDTPVAYKLALKTWANWIDSTINPNKTRVFFTTMSPTHTRSQDWGNMEGVKCFNETKPVRKKKHWGTGSDKRIMSVVAKVVKKMKIPVTFINITQISEYRIDGHSSVYTETGGKLLTEEERANPQNADCIHWCLPGVPDTWNQILLAML, encoded by the exons ATGATCCCTTCAGGAATAATGAAGCACCCCAGAGGAAAGCTTCCTCTTCCCATCATTGTCATCACAACCTGTGTTCTTGCTTTTGTGGCTATCTTGTATGTAGAGAGGCTCAGTTTCCTCTCTTCCAAGTCCATTTTCAAGTTCAAGCCATGTCCTAGAAAAACCACCAAACCAAAGACTA GTGACAAAAAAACAGATGAGGAGGTTGTGGTTGTGAATGCATCATCATGGATTGATGACAGGTTTGATTTTGACCCTGAGGAGTGCAATGTTGCAAATGGGAAATGGGTGTTTAACCATTCAATAAAGCCTCTCTACTCAGACATAAGCTGTCCATACATAGATAGACAATTTTCTTGTGTCAAGAATGGGAGGAATGATTCTGACTATCGCCATTGGGAGTGGCAGCCAGAAGATTGCACCTTGCCACG TTTCAACCCAGAGCTTGCCCTCAGAAAGCTTCAAGGGAAAAGGGTGCTATTTGTGGGGGATTCACTGCAAAGAAACCAATGGGAATCTTTTGTCTGCTTGGTAGAATGGGTCATACCTCATAAGCATAAGTCTATGCAACTAGGAAGAGTTCATTCAGTTTTCACAGCCAAG GCTTACAATGCTACTATAGAATTCTATTGGGCCCCATATCTTGTGGAGTCCAACAGTGACATTGACATCATAGATATAAAGAAAAGGATAATAAAAGTGGATGCTATAGCTGAAAGAGCCAAAAACTGGACGGGTGTGGACATCCTTGTTTTTAACACCTATGTATGGTGGATGAGTGGTGTTAGGATTAAAACAAT ATGGGGTTCATTTGCCAATGGACAAGAAGGGTATGAAGAATTTGACACCCCAGTTGCTTACAAGTTAGCTTTGAAGACGTGGGCCAACTGGATCGACTCAACCatcaatccaaacaaaacacGAGTCTTTTTCACCACTATGTCACCAACACATACAAG AAGCCAAGACTGGGGCAACATGGAAGGTGTGAAATGCTTCAATGAGACAAAGCCAGTGAGGAAAAAGAAGCACTGGGGAACTGGTTCTGACAAGAGAATAATGAGTGTGGTGGCAAAAGtggtgaagaaaatgaaaattccaGTGACATTCATCAACATAACACAGATATCAGAATACAGAATTGATGGACATTCATCAGTTTACACTGAAACCGGAGGGAAACTGTTGACTGAAGAGGAAAGGGCTAATCCACAAAATGCAGATTGCATACACTGGTGTTTGCCTGGAGTTCCTGATACGTGGAATCAAATACTTTTGGCTATGTTGtaa
- the LOC114397353 gene encoding serine/threonine-protein phosphatase 7 long form homolog produces MKLTQLKVNGALVNAFIERWRPETHTFHLKCGETTITLQDVSVLLGIPVDGRPLIGNTNIDWFELFHELLGVMPDDAVIDGNSIKLSWLSSHFANIHDFTGNQEGLERFARAWILRFIGGVMFVDKSSKHVHLKYLEFLRDLRECSSYAWGAAVLGHLYREMCIATDYNTKSIGGFTLLIQLWAWERCPTLAPSVIPPQQQNAPLGYRWLGGELHHIGNDNLIEFRRKLDVMKRDEFVWVPYAGHVEMNLSQGEIVETLHFMVSPVGRRVCTFDDLLPCIEKITLLSEEEDRILEAHEDAPPSQP; encoded by the exons ATGAAATTGACGCAGTTGAAAGTGAATGGAGCATTGGTGAATGCTTTTATTGAAAGGTGGAGGCCAGAAACGCATACATTTCATTTGAAGTGTGGAGAGACAACTATTACACTTCAAGATGTTTCTGTGCTACTTGGTATTCCTGTGGATGGAAGACCATTAATTGGAAATACAAATATTGACTGGTTTGAGTTGTTTCATGAATTATTGGGTGTCATGCCTGACGATGCTGTAATTGATGGGAACTCAATTAAATTGAGTTGGTTGTCTTCTCATTTTGCAAATATTCATGATTTTACAGGCAACCAAGAAGGCCTTGAAAGATTTGCTCGTGCTTGGATCTTACGATTCATAGGAGGGGTAATGtttgttgacaaaagcagcAAACATGTGCATTTGAAATATTTGGAGTTTCTGAGAGACCTTAGAGAGTGCAGCAGttatgcatggggagctgctGTTTTGGGTCACCtttatagagagatgtgcatTGCAACAGACTATAATACTAAATCAATAGGCGGTTTCACTCTCTTGATTCAATtatgggcatgggaacgatgccCAACGTTAGCCCCCTCAGTtattcctccacaacaacaaaacgCGCCACTTGGTTACAG ATGGTTGGGAGGTGAATTGCATCACATAGGCAATGACAATTTAATTGAGTTTCGTCGTAAATTAGATGTCATGAAACGCGACGAG TTTGTATGGGTCCCTTATGCTGGACATGTGGAAATGAATTTGAGTCaa GGTGAAATTGTCGAAACACTACATTTTATGGTGTCGCCTGTTGGGAGAAGGGTTTGTACTTTTGACGATTTACTGCCATGTATCGAGAAGATCACTCTTTTGTCTGAAGAAGAGGATAGGATACTTGAGGCACATGAAGATGCTCCCCCTTCTCAGCCATAA
- the LOC114395214 gene encoding protein SCO1 homolog 1, mitochondrial-like, with the protein MASIVSTKANQFRYSTRLLFSHLLRQGRPSTLSPPFSSHLQPLHHPYKVRNQSYGNGSLRLCQRFLSSSSSPPAANVSGEKPASDSDHSAKDGSGQGKESGSGGDEGQKSDAGKSVRGGPVSWLSFLLLVLTGAGLVFYYDREKKRHIEGIRSNTEAVKQGPSVGTAAIGGPFHLVNHHGKHVTEKDFLGKWTLLYFGFTHCPDICPEELQKLAAAVDKIKEKAGIETVPVFISVDPERDTVEQVGEYVKEFHPKLIGLTGSPDEIKNVARAYRVYYMKTAEEDSDYLVDHSIVIYLMSPEMKFVKFFGKNNDVDSLADGVIKEVKQYKK; encoded by the exons ATGGCATCCATCGTATCCACCAAAGCCAACCAATTTCGCTATTCCACGCGCCTTCTCTTCTCACACCTTCTTCGCCAAGGCAGACCCTCCACGCTTTCACCACCCTTCTCTTCTCATCTTCAACCACTCCATCACCCTTACAAG GTTCGGAATCAAAGTTATGGAAATGGGTCGTTGAGGTTGTGTCAAAGGtttctatcttcttcttcttctcctcctgCTGCTAATGTTAGTGGAGAAAAACCAGCATCAGATTCAGATCACTCTGCAAAAGATGGTTCTGGCCAAGGGAAAGAGTCTGGGAGTGGAGGAGATGAGGGTCAGAAAAGTGATGCTGGGAAATCCGTTCGTGGAGGG CCTGTTTCTTGGTTGAGCTTTCTCTTGCTGGTGCTCACTGGAGCTGGATTGGTGTTCTACTATGACAGGGAAAAGAAACGACATATTGAAG GGATACGTTCTAATACAGAGGCTGTTAAGCAGGGACCTTCTGTAGGAACAGCTGCAATTGGGGGTCCATTTCACCTTGTAAACCATCACGGAAAACATGTAACTGAAAAGGATTTCTTGGGAAAGTGGACTTTGTTATATTTTGGCTTTACTCACTGCCCAGATATCTGTCCAGAGGAACTACAGAAGTTAGCAGCTGCTGTTGATAAAATAA AGGAGAAAGCTGGAATTGAAACTGTACCGGTTTTTATCTCTGTTGATCCTGAGAGGGATACTGTTGAACAAGTGGGTGAATATGTCAAAG AATTTCATCCAAAGTTAATTGGATTAACTGGTAGCCCGGATGAGATCAAGAATGTTGCTCGTGCATATCGTGTTTATTACATGAAGACAGCAGAGGAAGACTCAGATTATCTTGTTGATCACTCCATAGTTAT ATACTTGATGAGTCCTGAAatgaaatttgtaaagttttttGGCAAGAACAATGATGTTGATTCACTTGCCGATGGAGTTATTAAAGAGGTAAAGCAGTATAAGAAGTAA
- the LOC114397459 gene encoding chlorophyll synthase, chloroplastic-like, whose protein sequence is MASLLNMVSVPSRISPTSHTRTTSLQSRPVLPPFSVSFSRRRLSIRATETDTNEVQSQAPGTAPSKDGSSFNQLLGIKGASQETNKWKIRLQLTKPVTWPPLVWGVVCGAAASGNFHWNFEDVAKSIVCMMMSGPFLTGYTQTMNDWYDREIDAINEPYRPIPSGAISENEVITQIWVLLLGGLSLAGILDIWAGHDFPIVFYLAVGGALLSYIYSAPPLKLKQNGWIGNFALGASYISLPWWAGQALFGTLTPDIIVLTLLYSIAGLGIAIVNDFKSVEGDRALGLQSLPVAFGAETAKWICVGAIDITQLSVAGYLLGADKPFYALALLGLIIPQVFFQFKYFLQDPVKYDVKYQASAQPFLVLGLLVTALATSH, encoded by the exons ATGGCTTCTCTACTCAACATGGTTTCTGTTCCATCAAGAATATCACCAACCTCACACACGAGAACCACTTCGCTTCAATCTCGACCTGTTTTGCCACCATTTTCTGTCTCATTTTCCA GGAGGAGATTATCAATTAGAGCAACAGAAACTGATACTAATGAAG TTCAATCTCAGGCGCCGGGTACAGCACCATCAAAAGATGGTTCAAGCTTCAACCAGCTCCTTGGTATTAAAGGAGCTTCCCAAGAAACA AATAAGTGGAAGATTCGTCTTCAACTTACAAAGCCAGTCACTTGGCCTCCATTAGTTTGGGGTGTAGTTTGTGGAGCTGCTGCTTCTG GAAATTTTCATTGGAATTTTGAAGATGTTGCTAAATCAATTGTGTGCATGATGATGTCTGGCCCATTCTTGACAGGATATACCcag ACTATGAATGATTGGTACGACCGAGAAATTGATGCAATAAATGAACCTTATAGACCAATTCCTTCTGGGGCAATATCTGAGAATGAG GTAATCACTCAAATATGGGTGTTGCTGCTTGGTGGTCTTTCTCTGGCTGGTATATTGGACATATGG GCAGGGCATGATTTCCCTATAGTATTTTACCTTGCGGTGGGCGGAGCCCTACTGTCTTATATATATTCTGCACCTCCTTTAAAG TTAAAACAAAATGGATGGATTGGAAACTTTGCCCTTGGAGCAAGTTACATTAGCTTGCCATG GTGGGCTGGTCAGGCTTTGTTTGGAACTCTTACACCAGATATAATTGTTCTCACACTCCTATACAGCATAGCTGGA TTGGGAATTGCTATTGTCAATGACTTCAAAAGTGTTGAAGGGGATAGGGCTCTAGGGCTTCAG TCTCTTCCAGTTGCTTTTGGTGCTGAAACTGCAAAGTGGATCTGTGTTGGCGCTATTGACATTACACAATTATCTGTAGCGG GATATCTTCTTGGGGCTGATAAACCGTTTTATGCGTTAGCTTTACTTGGCCTAATAATTCCACAGGTCTTTTTTCAG TTCAAGTATTTCCTCCAGGACCCTGTGAAATATGATGTTAAATATCAG GCTAGTGCACAGCCATTTTTGGTGCTTGGTCTGTTGGTTACTGCTCTAGCAACTAGCCACTAA
- the LOC114397460 gene encoding protein SLE1, whose translation MESQQANREELDEKARQGETVVPGGTGGKSLEAQEHLAEGRSRGGQTRKQQLGSEGYHEMGTKGGQTRKEQMGREGYQEMGRKGGLSTMDKSGGERAEEEGIEIDESKFKIT comes from the exons ATGGAATCTCAGCAAGCAAACCGTGAAGAACTTGATGAGAAGGCAAGGCAAGGTGAAACTGTTGTTCCTGGAGGAACTGGTGGGAAGAGTCTTGAGGCTCAAGAACATCTTGCTGAAG GAAGGAGCCGTGGAGGGCAGACGAGGAAGCAACAGCTAGGGTCAGAGGGGTATCATGAAATGGGGACCAAAGGAGGGCAGACAAGGAAGGAACAGATGGGGAGAGAAGGGTACCAAGAGATGGGACGCAAAGGAGGACTCAGCACCATGGACAAGTCTGGTGGAGAACGTGCTGAAGAGGAAGGCATAGAAATAGATGAGTCTAAGTTTAAAATTacctaa